The proteins below come from a single Magnetococcales bacterium genomic window:
- a CDS encoding response regulator yields MHSILQNQLKRIFGIGSPDELHNVLAALPELATGANVTPQVGHFLSRIGLFLERVDGSYQQFGRDLDLRARSLQISSQELAETNERLRQESAVQRSAIQSLRETANQLLRGDGKPELGSDANSLQKLSALVATIVEERAIAQRDLERQKFALDQHAIVSITDTSATILYANDKFCEISGYSREELIGKNHRIVKSRIHPPSVYQEMWNTISQGNVWHGEICNEAKNGTLYWVSATIVPLLDSTGKPEQYIAIRTDITLQKSMESALIEQRRFLQSITDAMGEGVYYLDAKGHCTFLNPEAQRLLGYSEKDVQGKPFHDITHFKDGNGQPLALEDCPILQTISRGETYKSENDYFVRRDGTQFPISIVSVPLFTEEQLTGSVSVFQDITERRQIFQVLKKAKEDAENANQLKSNFLANMSHEIRTPMNGIIGLSHLLTQTDLSPQQRDYLLKIDYSARNLLGIINDILDFSKVEAGKLTIERIPFNLTELLQEITPVIQARIREKGLELVFDLSSHLPPLLLGDPLRLRQILLNLVSNAVKFTETGTVVITVRSEILEGDLVRIDFKVQDTGIGMTPAQAATLFQPFVQADNSSSRRYGGTGLGLAISRQLVELMGGGISVTSTPDVGSTFHFHVPFRLVSQNPDIYCFPEEMRNLHILVVDDSAAVRTILADTLEHFGLCVDLAESGATALQALQQTAEGTRAPYRILLLDWRMPDMDGVETLRRIMSLTIPQPHTIMMTAYGMESVQSALGEIRVAGILEKPITPSTLFDSLVHVLDLPDQAPNTNASPRPMHGKAPGYAPTLRGRQVLLVEDNPINQQVASGLLDLMGIEVTLASGGEMAITALRQHRFDVVLMDIQMPGMDGYQTTEVIRQNLGLEQLPIIAMTAHAMAGDRERCLAAGMNDHVAKPIDPTTLHDVLTRWLTEYPPFSENPFSPTDTPALQQETHTIAALPENMPGIHLDAACRNVNGNIPLLRKIWFDFANQYQDGVAAFRSAWGSGQWHEINRMTHTLKGTAATIGALELAQVAGNLETMTLNSKESDPIDSHALASLLEIFSEHLGAVITGIRTLQRDTLPVVPTSEPVTSGSVSQDLVTKALEWTEELASLLAADDPDAETLAERLAGMLAQTPFAETSNTLFHHAGSYDFTDALSVLSSLRQQLLAHRNSSSPTRQEALPPF; encoded by the coding sequence ATGCATTCCATTTTGCAGAACCAGTTGAAACGCATTTTTGGCATAGGTTCTCCAGATGAACTGCACAACGTCCTGGCAGCTTTGCCCGAATTGGCAACCGGCGCAAACGTCACACCACAAGTGGGCCACTTTCTCTCCCGGATCGGCCTGTTCCTGGAGCGCGTCGACGGAAGTTACCAACAGTTTGGACGTGACCTCGATCTGCGGGCCCGCAGCCTGCAAATCAGCTCTCAGGAGCTGGCCGAGACCAATGAACGTTTGCGTCAGGAATCCGCGGTGCAGCGATCCGCCATCCAATCACTGCGTGAAACGGCCAACCAACTCCTGAGAGGTGATGGCAAACCGGAACTGGGGAGTGATGCCAACAGCCTGCAAAAACTCTCCGCCCTGGTCGCCACCATCGTCGAAGAGCGCGCCATCGCCCAACGCGACCTGGAACGCCAGAAGTTTGCGCTGGATCAACACGCCATCGTCAGCATCACCGACACCTCAGCCACCATCCTCTACGCGAACGACAAATTTTGCGAAATCTCCGGGTACTCCCGGGAGGAGTTGATCGGCAAAAACCATCGCATCGTCAAATCCAGGATTCACCCGCCCTCTGTCTACCAGGAGATGTGGAACACCATCTCCCAGGGAAATGTCTGGCACGGAGAGATTTGCAATGAGGCCAAAAACGGGACGCTTTACTGGGTCTCGGCAACGATCGTACCCTTGCTCGACTCAACCGGAAAACCTGAACAGTACATTGCCATCCGGACCGACATCACCCTGCAAAAGAGCATGGAATCCGCCCTGATCGAGCAGCGCCGTTTTCTGCAAAGCATCACCGATGCCATGGGTGAAGGGGTCTATTATCTCGACGCCAAGGGTCACTGCACCTTCTTGAACCCCGAGGCGCAACGCCTTCTGGGCTATTCGGAAAAGGATGTCCAGGGAAAACCCTTCCACGACATCACCCATTTCAAGGACGGAAATGGCCAACCGCTGGCATTGGAAGATTGCCCGATCCTGCAAACCATCTCCCGGGGCGAGACCTATAAATCCGAAAACGACTATTTTGTGCGCCGTGACGGCACGCAGTTCCCCATATCCATCGTTTCGGTCCCCCTGTTCACGGAAGAGCAGTTGACCGGCTCGGTATCGGTTTTTCAGGACATCACCGAGCGGCGGCAGATTTTCCAGGTACTGAAGAAGGCCAAGGAGGATGCGGAAAACGCCAACCAGCTCAAAAGCAACTTCCTGGCCAACATGAGCCATGAAATTCGCACCCCGATGAATGGCATCATCGGCTTGAGCCACCTGCTGACGCAGACCGACCTCTCTCCCCAACAACGCGATTATCTGCTCAAGATCGATTACTCCGCACGCAATCTCCTGGGCATCATCAACGATATTCTCGACTTCTCCAAGGTTGAGGCCGGCAAGCTGACCATCGAGCGCATTCCCTTCAACCTGACGGAGCTCCTTCAGGAAATAACACCCGTCATTCAAGCCAGAATTCGGGAGAAAGGACTGGAACTGGTTTTCGACCTGAGTTCCCACCTCCCTCCTTTACTGCTCGGTGATCCTCTGCGCCTGCGCCAAATCCTCCTCAACCTGGTCTCCAATGCGGTCAAGTTTACGGAGACGGGAACGGTCGTGATCACCGTCCGCAGCGAGATTCTGGAGGGTGACCTGGTCCGCATCGACTTCAAAGTTCAGGACACCGGCATCGGCATGACACCGGCACAAGCAGCCACACTTTTTCAACCATTTGTTCAGGCTGATAATTCATCCAGCCGCCGCTATGGCGGCACAGGACTGGGACTGGCCATCAGCCGTCAGTTGGTCGAACTGATGGGAGGGGGCATATCCGTTACCAGCACCCCGGATGTGGGTAGCACGTTCCATTTCCATGTGCCGTTCCGCCTCGTCAGTCAAAATCCGGATATCTATTGTTTTCCAGAAGAGATGAGAAATCTGCACATCCTGGTCGTGGATGACAGTGCAGCTGTCCGTACCATTCTGGCCGATACCCTGGAACATTTCGGTCTTTGCGTCGATCTCGCCGAGAGTGGTGCAACGGCCTTGCAGGCACTGCAACAGACCGCCGAGGGGACAAGAGCCCCTTACCGAATTCTTCTGCTCGACTGGCGCATGCCAGACATGGATGGGGTTGAGACGCTCCGGCGCATCATGTCGTTGACCATTCCCCAACCCCATACGATCATGATGACGGCCTATGGCATGGAGTCGGTGCAATCCGCCCTCGGGGAGATTCGCGTTGCGGGCATTTTGGAAAAACCGATCACACCCTCCACCCTGTTCGACTCTCTCGTTCACGTCCTGGATCTGCCGGATCAAGCCCCAAACACAAACGCCTCGCCACGACCCATGCACGGAAAAGCTCCCGGATACGCACCGACATTGCGAGGCCGGCAGGTGTTGTTGGTGGAGGACAACCCCATCAACCAGCAGGTCGCCAGTGGTCTGCTGGATCTGATGGGCATCGAGGTCACCCTGGCTTCCGGTGGCGAGATGGCGATCACCGCCCTGCGCCAGCATCGCTTCGATGTCGTCCTGATGGATATCCAGATGCCGGGCATGGATGGATACCAAACCACAGAGGTGATCCGCCAAAATCTCGGCCTGGAGCAGCTTCCCATCATCGCCATGACGGCCCACGCCATGGCCGGAGACCGCGAACGGTGCCTCGCTGCGGGCATGAACGACCATGTGGCCAAGCCCATCGATCCGACAACCCTGCATGACGTTCTCACGCGCTGGCTGACTGAATACCCGCCTTTTTCGGAAAACCCTTTTTCACCCACCGACACTCCGGCCCTCCAACAGGAAACCCACACCATTGCCGCACTTCCGGAAAACATGCCCGGCATCCATTTGGACGCAGCCTGCCGCAACGTCAACGGCAACATTCCTCTTCTGCGCAAGATATGGTTCGATTTTGCCAACCAATACCAGGATGGCGTGGCGGCGTTTCGATCCGCATGGGGGTCCGGCCAATGGCACGAAATCAACAGAATGACCCATACCCTGAAAGGAACGGCTGCCACCATTGGCGCCCTTGAATTGGCTCAGGTTGCGGGAAACCTGGAGACGATGACGCTCAACTCCAAGGAGTCGGACCCGATCGATTCACATGCCCTGGCATCCCTTCTGGAGATTTTCTCCGAACACCTCGGAGCGGTCATCACGGGTATCCGGACTCTGCAACGAGACACCCTTCCGGTTGTACCCACCTCCGAACCGGTGACCAGCGGATCCGTCAGCCAGGATCTGGTGACAAAAGCCCTCGAATGGACGGAGGAGTTGGCCTCACTCCTGGCCGCAGACGACCCCGACGCCGAAACGCTGGCGGAACGGTTGGCCGGGATGCTGGCACAAACACCTTTTGCGGAAACTTCCAACACGCTTTTCCACCACGCCGGTTCCTACGACTTTACCGATGCCTTATCGGTACTGTCCTCATTGCGCCAGCAACTCCTCGCGCATCGAAACAGTTCCAGTCCGACACGACAAGAAGCTCTTCCGCCTTTTTGA
- a CDS encoding transporter substrate-binding domain-containing protein, with protein sequence MSCHEEPETGRQTSSTLSRFLILITLLCLSPFCRSEARAETIKLRADLWCPYNCDPDSDKPGLIVEIARAIFIPAGHTVDYQVMPWSRTLNEVRKGHISGAIGALPSEAPDLIYGANPVAQDESGFAFKRDMAFTYHGTDSLAPYRIATIQDYNYDDGEIDAYLRKHAQNTTHIQVNTGGQAGVANLRKLLAGRVDLALDSRAVLAYLIHQEHLDQEIGTVGLGRLVGVHIGFSPALADSKNLADLLSSGVDRLRQQGELAAILARYGVKE encoded by the coding sequence ATGAGCTGTCACGAGGAACCTGAAACTGGCCGGCAAACCTCATCAACTTTATCCCGGTTTCTGATTCTCATCACCCTGTTGTGCCTTTCCCCCTTCTGCCGTTCCGAGGCCCGCGCCGAGACCATCAAGCTGCGGGCTGACCTCTGGTGCCCTTACAACTGTGACCCGGATTCGGACAAACCCGGGTTGATCGTCGAGATTGCCCGGGCCATTTTCATACCGGCAGGCCATACGGTCGACTACCAGGTCATGCCATGGAGCCGAACACTCAACGAGGTCCGCAAGGGCCACATCTCGGGCGCCATCGGTGCCCTGCCCTCCGAAGCGCCTGATTTGATTTATGGCGCCAACCCGGTGGCCCAGGACGAGTCCGGTTTTGCGTTCAAGAGAGACATGGCATTCACCTATCACGGCACGGACTCCCTGGCCCCATACCGGATTGCCACCATTCAGGATTACAACTATGACGATGGTGAAATCGACGCCTACTTGAGGAAGCATGCCCAGAATACCACCCACATCCAGGTCAATACCGGTGGCCAGGCAGGAGTTGCCAACCTGAGGAAACTGCTGGCCGGGCGGGTTGATCTGGCTTTGGACAGTCGCGCCGTCCTTGCCTATCTCATCCATCAGGAACATCTCGACCAGGAGATCGGGACCGTTGGCCTGGGCCGTCTGGTTGGGGTTCACATCGGATTTTCACCCGCACTTGCAGACTCCAAAAACCTGGCGGACCTGCTCTCCTCCGGTGTGGATCGCCTACGGCAACAGGGTGAGCTGGCGGCCATCCTGGCCCGTTATGGTGTGAAGGAATAG
- a CDS encoding FIST C-terminal domain-containing protein, whose protein sequence is MQIWQHVLTTETSPHINPEDPREKDANLVLVFGSIEYFSAPHLLRTIQETFPQAVVAGCSTAGEIAQRGLLENTALITAIRFDHTTVRVVDAEITRMEDSLATGTILGDALVGPGLAGVLMFGVGLQINGSDLLEGLTARIGTQIPVSGGLAGDGGAFKQTWVASGSTTSNQKVVAIGLYGKRVRLGHGSFGGWEPFGPSRKITHAQGNILYKLDGESALAIYKRYLGDHAKDLPGSGLLFPLEVLDEHHASVGLIRTILGIDETSGSLTLAGAVEENGHVRLMHASTDALILGARQAAEKSVGQLDLNNHLGQGLAILVSCVGRKLVMGDQVDDEIAEVVGQVGSEFVFTGFYSYGEMCPLENAKACKLHNQTMTVTLIAEI, encoded by the coding sequence ATGCAAATCTGGCAACATGTGCTCACGACGGAAACTTCCCCTCACATCAATCCGGAAGATCCCCGGGAAAAAGACGCCAACCTGGTGCTCGTGTTCGGTTCGATCGAATATTTTTCGGCGCCACACCTCTTGCGGACAATCCAGGAAACCTTCCCCCAGGCCGTTGTGGCGGGTTGTTCGACCGCCGGAGAGATTGCTCAACGTGGCCTGTTGGAAAACACAGCCCTGATCACCGCCATACGCTTTGACCACACCACCGTTCGCGTCGTGGATGCAGAGATCACCCGGATGGAGGATTCATTGGCAACAGGAACAATTTTGGGCGATGCCCTGGTTGGACCGGGTCTTGCCGGCGTCCTGATGTTCGGCGTCGGTCTGCAAATCAACGGCAGCGATTTGCTCGAAGGGTTGACGGCTCGCATCGGAACACAGATACCCGTTTCCGGAGGATTGGCTGGCGACGGTGGAGCATTCAAGCAGACCTGGGTTGCATCAGGATCAACCACTTCCAACCAGAAGGTGGTGGCCATCGGACTGTACGGCAAGCGGGTTCGTCTGGGCCATGGCTCTTTTGGCGGCTGGGAACCGTTCGGTCCTTCCCGCAAGATCACCCATGCCCAGGGCAATATCCTTTACAAACTGGACGGTGAGTCGGCGCTCGCCATCTACAAGCGCTACCTGGGTGACCACGCCAAGGATCTACCCGGATCCGGGTTACTCTTCCCCCTGGAGGTTCTGGATGAACACCATGCATCCGTGGGGTTGATCCGCACCATTCTCGGTATCGACGAAACCTCGGGGAGTCTTACTCTGGCCGGGGCCGTCGAAGAAAATGGCCATGTGCGCCTGATGCACGCCAGCACGGACGCGCTGATCCTTGGAGCGCGACAGGCGGCTGAGAAAAGCGTGGGGCAACTGGATCTGAACAACCATCTGGGCCAGGGTCTGGCGATCCTGGTCAGTTGTGTTGGCCGCAAACTGGTCATGGGCGATCAGGTCGATGACGAGATCGCCGAGGTGGTTGGCCAGGTCGGTTCGGAGTTCGTTTTCACAGGCTTCTACTCCTACGGCGAAATGTGCCCCCTGGAAAACGCCAAGGCCTGCAAATTACACAACCAAACCATGACCGTCACCCTGATTGCCGAGATCTGA
- a CDS encoding HAMP domain-containing protein gives MNDLSFSTLRRSLIVRFTLWMIAGSLLLIPLLAGFQVWQTHLRETADQKQTLTALADAFKQPLEVAVWNEDTVSIGTQLGSIVMFPGVASAKLITDIGHGKEGKIFSAGSSSPGGEVLTIILAAPGAHGARPMLGRLELGADQATLHDAVLRQAMEIVSTATLQVLCLSLLLTMAVRHLVSNRIVTFARHVHQLGHNLDFTPLSEAKNPDELGLLAHGINQMQTRLRHHFMEIKQLKDQLVLHRDQLEVVVQERTHELTVANQNLRAAKLSADLANQIKSHFLANMSHEIRTPMNAVMGFSYMLIKTELTPQQHEYVDKIEEATRDLLKIVNDLLDFSKIESGELVLRQVRFDMIETMDDLHKIAQTKAHKKGLRATLNMDPHLPRMVEGDPLRLHQLLLNLIDNAVKFTRQGGITMETRGKVAQGNLLLLDVSIHDTGIGIDPDETSRLFQPFIQADSSKTRHFGGTGLGLAICRHVLELMGGNIHVESTPGVGSTFHVHIPLQICHPDLALNVPPKPHVAACVAATHPSQAPEIGVTPDAHTLRQACQMLERLDHRIAAADPEAGDLASELAGLLAHTPAAIPAQKLSRLTNIFDFEEAAPELASLRRTLNTLMEKV, from the coding sequence ATGAACGATCTCTCTTTTTCAACATTGCGTCGCTCTCTCATCGTCAGGTTCACCCTCTGGATGATTGCGGGGTCGCTGCTGCTCATTCCATTGCTGGCCGGCTTTCAGGTGTGGCAAACCCATCTCCGCGAAACGGCTGACCAGAAGCAAACGCTCACCGCCCTGGCCGACGCCTTCAAACAGCCCCTGGAGGTGGCTGTATGGAATGAGGATACGGTCAGCATTGGTACGCAACTGGGCAGCATTGTGATGTTTCCGGGCGTTGCCTCTGCCAAGCTGATCACGGACATCGGCCATGGTAAAGAGGGAAAAATTTTCAGTGCGGGATCCTCATCACCAGGTGGTGAAGTTCTGACCATCATTTTGGCCGCGCCTGGCGCCCATGGCGCCCGTCCCATGTTGGGCCGGTTGGAGCTGGGGGCAGACCAGGCGACTTTGCACGACGCTGTGTTGCGGCAGGCCATGGAGATCGTTTCGACAGCGACGCTCCAGGTTCTTTGTCTGAGCCTGCTTTTGACCATGGCCGTGCGCCATCTGGTCTCGAATCGCATCGTCACCTTTGCCCGGCATGTGCATCAACTGGGGCATAATCTTGATTTCACACCCCTCTCGGAGGCCAAAAATCCCGATGAGCTGGGCCTTCTCGCGCACGGTATCAACCAGATGCAAACCCGGTTGCGGCATCACTTCATGGAAATCAAGCAATTGAAGGATCAGCTTGTTTTACACCGTGATCAGCTTGAGGTCGTCGTGCAGGAACGCACCCATGAATTGACCGTTGCCAACCAGAATCTGCGTGCCGCCAAGTTGAGCGCCGACCTGGCCAACCAGATCAAGAGTCATTTTCTCGCCAACATGAGCCATGAAATCCGTACCCCCATGAATGCCGTGATGGGCTTCAGCTACATGCTGATAAAAACCGAACTGACCCCGCAACAACATGAATACGTAGACAAAATCGAAGAAGCCACCCGCGACCTGCTCAAAATTGTCAATGACCTCCTGGATTTTTCCAAGATCGAATCGGGCGAACTGGTACTCCGGCAGGTTCGGTTCGATATGATCGAAACAATGGACGATCTTCACAAGATCGCCCAAACGAAGGCCCATAAAAAGGGACTCCGTGCCACCCTGAACATGGACCCACATCTGCCCCGCATGGTCGAGGGAGATCCACTGCGTTTGCATCAACTACTGCTTAACCTGATCGACAATGCGGTTAAATTCACCCGACAAGGCGGCATCACGATGGAGACCAGGGGAAAGGTGGCGCAGGGCAATCTCCTTTTGCTGGATGTCTCGATCCACGACACAGGCATCGGCATCGACCCCGATGAAACATCTCGATTGTTTCAACCGTTTATCCAGGCAGACAGTTCCAAAACCCGTCATTTTGGCGGGACCGGCCTGGGTCTGGCCATTTGCCGGCATGTGCTGGAACTGATGGGGGGCAACATCCACGTCGAGAGTACACCAGGCGTGGGAAGCACTTTTCATGTGCATATTCCCCTCCAGATATGCCATCCTGATCTTGCGCTCAACGTCCCACCCAAACCTCATGTCGCCGCCTGTGTTGCCGCAACCCATCCGTCCCAAGCGCCGGAAATCGGCGTCACGCCTGACGCACACACCCTGCGGCAAGCTTGCCAAATGCTTGAACGCCTGGATCACAGGATTGCCGCAGCCGACCCCGAGGCGGGAGATCTGGCCAGTGAATTGGCGGGTTTATTGGCCCATACGCCCGCAGCCATCCCGGCGCAGAAACTCTCACGACTCACCAACATCTTCGATTTTGAAGAGGCTGCCCCCGAACTGGCATCTTTGCGGCGCACCTTGAACACACTCATGGAGAAAGTTTGA